DNA sequence from the Candidatus Cloacimonadota bacterium genome:
GTGAGGATAACCTGCATGTCTTTGAGGTCAAAATAATGCAGTTTTGCCTGCCGCACATAGCTTTCCAACATGAAGCTGTGACCACGCACAATTCCAGACAGCAGCGCGTCTTTCGTGGAGGTTCCCAAAAACACTTCCGGTTTGCTGAGTTCGATTGGTGCCAGCAAAGCCGCGTTTTTGAAAAGCTGCTCCGCACCTGTTTTCAATCCCGGCGCGATGGCAGCTCCTTCAAATCTGCCTTCAGAGGTCACAAGCTGGACTTTGGTTGCGGTTCCAAGATCAAGGATAAGGCAACTGCTGCCATATTTTTTCCAGGCGCCGTAGGCATTTGCAATCAGGTCTGCCCCAATGAAAGAGGGATCCGCCACCCTGTAGCTGAGTTCCGGCACATTTAGCGCAGTCAATTCCCAAGCACTGAGGCCAATATATTTTCGGAAAAGATGTTGCCAAACCCGGCTGAGCCCGGGAACCACGCTGGCCATTGCGATGGCGCCAATTTTTTCTTCACTGAAACCATCCAAAAGGGGCTTCAAAAAACTGTAATATTCGTCCGCAGTTCGGTCCAAGGAACTCGAAAGCCTGGCGAACCAGGCCAGTTCTTCATTTTTATATATCCCGCAGCTTATGTTGGTGTTTCCAATGTCCACCACAAAGCATGCATCAGATGCCATGTTAGTTTGCATAATCTCCACGCATTAGGGTATTTTGAAAAAAACAAAAAAAAGCCTGTTTCGCTTGGGTGACTAAAAATGTCGAGTGTTGTTTTATGTCAATAGATTTCCAGTCTCCAGACTTAATTGAAACCCAATTCCTTCAGGGCTGTGCTCTTTTTTCGCCAGCCGGGCTTCACTTTTACCCACAGATGAATCAAGACTTTGGTTTCCAAAAATGTGCTTAACTGTGCCTCCGCGTAACGCCGTATCCGAGCCAGATTTTCCCCTTTTCTGCCGATGATGATTGGCTTTTGGCTTTGGCGCTCCAACCAGATTACCGCATCGATCACAGTCTGCTCTCTTTCTTCTTTGAAAGCTTCGATTAAAACAGCGGTTGCGTAAGGGATTTCCTGAGAAAAATTGTGGAATATTCCTTCCCGAATCACTTCCTGGGCAAAAAAGCGCAGAGGCAAATCTGAAAGCTGGTCTTCCTCATAATAGGGTTCATGAAATGGAATGTAGCGCAAAAGTGCTTCCATCATCTCATTTAAACCTTCACCCGTTGTGGCGGAAATAAAAACCGTTTCGTTCACACTTTTCGGCAGATGCGAAATCAAGGCTTCACGTGAAAGATCCGGTGTCAAATCCAGTTTATTAAACACCGCAATCTGCGGGGTGCGCACCTCTTTGAGCTGTTCCAGAACTTCCAGATCATATTCAGTTGGGAAACGCTGTGTTTCGCTCATAAAAAGCACCAGATCCACATCCTTGAAGGCATCCGTCCATATTTTGCGCATTCGTTCCTGAAGTTCATAGCGAGGCCGCAAATAGCCAGGTGTGTCAATGAAAATGATTTGGCAATCATCACGGTTAAGGATGCCTTTGATGGCATAGCGCGTGGTTTGGGGCTTGGGCGAAGTTATGGAAAGCTTTTCTCCCAAAATCCGGTTCATCAAAGTTGATTTACCGGTGTTAGGCTTACCGATGATAGCCACAAAGCCGCTGCGAAAATCTGGTCTTTTCATAAATACAAAACGGAGGGCGGGGCAAATCCACGCCCTCCTGGATTGTGATTAATTACAGGGAATTAAATACTTTTCCAATGATTTGAGCAACTTCCATGAGCTGCTCTTCAGTGATGGTCAAAGGTGGTGCCAAACGAATAATATGGCGATGGGTGGGTTTGCAAAGCACGCCTTCTTCTTTCAGTTTCACGCAAACGTCCCAAGCTTCGATACCATCCTTGGGCTCAACCACGATGGCGTTCAACAAGCCTTTTCCTCGCACAATCTTCACCATGGGATGCTTGATGGCATTCAGGGCTTCGCGAAACTTGATGCCAAGTTCGTAGGAACGCTCGGCAAGCTTTTCTTCTTTCAGCACTTCCAGAGCGGCTTTGGCAACCACGCATGCCAGCGGGAAACCGCCATAGGTGGATCCATGCTGTCCGGGCTCGATGGTGAGCATGATTTCGCGATCTGCCAAAACAACCGAAACTGGCATCACGCCACCGGAAAGGGCTTTGCCCAGAATCAGCATGTCGGGGCGAACGTTTTCATAGTCGCAAGCAAGCATCTTACCGGTGCGGGCAAGTCCGCTTTGAATTTCATCTGCCACAAAGAGAACATTATATTCTTTGCAAATGTCATAACAGGCTTTCAGATAGCCTTCGTCCGGAACGTAAACTCCGGCTTCACCCTGGATGGGTTCAACGATGAAGGCTGCCACGTTCTTTCCGTGTTTTTCCAGGAAAGATTTCAGGGCGGCGGGATCGTTGTAGGGAACTGTTTCGATGCCAGGCAAAAATGGTCCGAAACCGTCGCGGCAATCCGGATCGGTGGATGCGGAAACGATGCTGATGGTGCGACCATGGAAGTTGCCTTCCGCAAAAATGATGATGGCTCTGTCTGCTTCCACGCCCTTGACCTTGTAAGCCCATTTGCGGGCAAGCTTCATGGCGGTTTCAACGCCTTCCGCGCCGGTGTTCATCATCAGCGCCATGTCATAGCCAAAATATTCGGTGATATACTTTTCAAAATCACCCAGTTTGTTGTTGAAAAACGCCCGTGATGTGAGTGTCAGCTCCTTTGCCTGTTCGATGAGCGCATTGACAATTTTGGGATGGCAATGGCCCTGGTTTACTGCTGAATAGGCTGAAAGAAAGTCGTAATAGCGCTTTCCCTCTGGATCCCAAACGAACACACCTTCTCCTTTTGCCAAAACCACCGGTAACGGCGCATAGTTGTGAGCTCCATATTTATCTTCCAATTCCATAGCTTTTTGTGAACTGATGGTTCCGTACTTGAGATTTTCGGACATGTTTTTCCTCCATTTGCGGATATTTTTCTATTCGAATCAAAATCCTATTTACAGCCATTGTGTCAAGATATTCTTTATCTTTTTCTACCAAAACCCGACCACGCTTGGGGAATATCACTTTTTTGGAAGTCAAGTTTCTCCATACCCAATCAATATTATGGACAAAAATAAAACGGCTCGGAAATCCAAAGCCGTTTCAAAATTTTGGTGGAGGTGGCGGGTATCGAACCCGCGTCCAAAGAACAGATTATGAGTGAATCTACATGCTTAGCCATCTTTAATTTGAGCTCAGACGGTGAAAGACGGGCAGACCCGTATGAGCCGGTCCCATGGTCTTAACCGAACTCTATGGGTGTCC
Encoded proteins:
- a CDS encoding type III pantothenate kinase: MQTNMASDACFVVDIGNTNISCGIYKNEELAWFARLSSSLDRTADEYYSFLKPLLDGFSEEKIGAIAMASVVPGLSRVWQHLFRKYIGLSAWELTALNVPELSYRVADPSFIGADLIANAYGAWKKYGSSCLILDLGTATKVQLVTSEGRFEGAAIAPGLKTGAEQLFKNAALLAPIELSKPEVFLGTSTKDALLSGIVRGHSFMLESYVRQAKLHYFDLKDMQVILTGGIAELVQPLVPAAEIMDKFLTLDGVFLAWKNSRA
- a CDS encoding GTPase Era — encoded protein: MKRPDFRSGFVAIIGKPNTGKSTLMNRILGEKLSITSPKPQTTRYAIKGILNRDDCQIIFIDTPGYLRPRYELQERMRKIWTDAFKDVDLVLFMSETQRFPTEYDLEVLEQLKEVRTPQIAVFNKLDLTPDLSREALISHLPKSVNETVFISATTGEGLNEMMEALLRYIPFHEPYYEEDQLSDLPLRFFAQEVIREGIFHNFSQEIPYATAVLIEAFKEEREQTVIDAVIWLERQSQKPIIIGRKGENLARIRRYAEAQLSTFLETKVLIHLWVKVKPGWRKKSTALKELGFN
- the rocD gene encoding ornithine--oxo-acid transaminase: MSENLKYGTISSQKAMELEDKYGAHNYAPLPVVLAKGEGVFVWDPEGKRYYDFLSAYSAVNQGHCHPKIVNALIEQAKELTLTSRAFFNNKLGDFEKYITEYFGYDMALMMNTGAEGVETAMKLARKWAYKVKGVEADRAIIIFAEGNFHGRTISIVSASTDPDCRDGFGPFLPGIETVPYNDPAALKSFLEKHGKNVAAFIVEPIQGEAGVYVPDEGYLKACYDICKEYNVLFVADEIQSGLARTGKMLACDYENVRPDMLILGKALSGGVMPVSVVLADREIMLTIEPGQHGSTYGGFPLACVVAKAALEVLKEEKLAERSYELGIKFREALNAIKHPMVKIVRGKGLLNAIVVEPKDGIEAWDVCVKLKEEGVLCKPTHRHIIRLAPPLTITEEQLMEVAQIIGKVFNSL